From a single Vitis vinifera cultivar Pinot Noir 40024 chromosome 18, ASM3070453v1 genomic region:
- the LOC100241480 gene encoding valencene synthase encodes MALILATSNGSSPAPVANPETNRRTANYQPSIWGNTFIVSHTPEDEITLAHKEQQLEDLKEEVRRELMAAASNPSKQLKFIDAVQRLGVAYHFEKEIEEALQNTYDNYHCIDDINDDLYDVALRFRLLRQQGFNISCDIFNRYTDEKGRFKESLINDACGLLGLYEAAHLRVGEEDILDEALAFTTTHLKSMVEHLEYPLAAQVTHALYRPLRKGLERLEARPFMSIYEDEASHSKALLKLAKLDFNQLQSLYKKELSNILGWWKDLDFSSKLPFVRDRLVEGYFWIATACFEPQYSYARRIQTKLHALITTTDDIFDAYGTLEELELFTEAIGRWDIDSTHQLPEYMKPCYQAVFDAYKEIEEMENTERSHSVHKAKDAMKNLVQAYLVEAKWFHGKYIPTIEEYMRVALVSIGAPVLTFISFIGMGEIATKEVFDWLQQNPKIVRASSKVIRLMDDMATHKFEQERGHIASSIECYMKQHGVSEQQAYGEFHKQLENAWKDINEECLKPTAVPMLLLSRLLNFARAADVMYKGQKDEFTHLGEVMKNNISMLLIDPVPI; translated from the exons ATGGCCTTAATTCTCGCTACCAGCAACGGGTCTTCTCCAGCCCCAGTTGCTAATCCAGAGACTAATCGCCGAACTGCAAATTATCAGCCTAGCATTTGGGGCAATACCTTCATCGTGAGCCACACTCCTGAGGATGAG ATAACTCTGGCCCATAAAGAGCAGCAGTTGGAAGATCTAAAGGAGGAAGTTAGAAGAGAGCTGATGGCTGCAGCTAGTAACCCTTCAAAACAGCTGAAGTTTATCGATGCAGTTCAACGGCTTGGGGTGGCATACCACTTTGAAAAGGAGATAGAAGAAGCATTACAAAATACCTATGATAACTATCATTGTATTGATGACATAAATGATGATCTCTATGATGTTGCGCTTCGATTTCGACTACTAAGACAGCAAGGCTTCAATATTTCATGTG ATATATTCAACAGGTACACAGATGAAAAGGGAAGGTTCAAGGAGTCTTTGATCAATGATGCATGTGGCCTACTAGGCTTGTATGAAGCTGCACATCTCAGGGTGGGGGAAGAAGACATACTAGATGAAGCACTTGCTTTCACCACCACTCACCTCAAGTCTATGGTAGAACATTTAGAATACCCTCTTGCAGCACAAGTAACTCATGCCCTATACAGGCCCTTGAGGAAAGGCTTGGAGAGGCTAGAGGCAAGGCCTTTCATGTCTATCTACGAGGATGAAGCGTCACATAGTAAAGCTTTACTGAAGCTTGCAAAGTTAGACTTCAACCAACTGCAGTCACTGTATAAAAAAGAGCTAAGCAATATCTTGGG GTGGTGGAAAGACCTAGATTTTTCTTCAAAGCTACCTTTTGTAAGAGATAGATTGGTGGAAGGGTACTTTTGGATAGCAACAGCTTGTTTTGAGCCCCAGTATTCATATGCTAGAAGAATACAAACCAAATTACATGCTCTGATCACAACTACGGATGACATATTTGATGCATATGGAACACTCGAAGAACTGGAGCTCTTTACAGAGGCAATTGGGAG GTGGGATATTGACAGCACACATCAGCTTCCTGAATACATGAAGCCATGCTATCAGGCAGTCTTCGATGCCTACAAAGAAATTGAGGAGATGGAAAACACAGAAAGATCACACTCTGTGCACAAAGCAAAAGATGCA ATGAAAAACTTGGTCCAAGCTTACTTGGTTGAAGCCAAATGGTTCCATGGAAAATACATACCAACAATAGAAGAGTACATGCGTGTTGCATTGGTAAGTATTGGTGCCCCCGTGTTAACATTCATCTCTTTTATTGGCATGGGAGAGATTGCAACCAAGGAAGTCTTTGATTGGCTGCAACAAAACCCTAAGATTGTTAGAGCTTCCTCCAAAGTCATTAGGCTCATGGATGACATGGCTACGCACAAG TTTGAGCAAGAGAGAGGGCATATTGCATCAAGTATCGAATGTTACATGAAGCAACATGGTGTCTCCGAGCAACAGGCATACGGGGAATTTCACAAGCAACTCGAGAATGCATGGAAGGATATAAATGAAGAGTGCCTCAAACCTACTGCAGTTCCAATGCTTCTCCTTAGTCGTCTTCTCAATTTTGCTCGAGCAGCAGATGTGATGTACAAGGGGCAGAAAGATGAATTCACACATCTTGGAGAagtgatgaaaaataatatttcaatgcTGCTCATAGACCCTGTGCCAATATGA